From the Paludibacterium paludis genome, one window contains:
- a CDS encoding amino acid permease has protein sequence MGFNVKAAGATLLISGTMLGAGMLALPLVSAGMGYNNALFALLGMWVFMTYTGLMLLEVTLAFPDGSGFDIIALKLLGKRGQWITNFSLLLLLYALSSAYIAGASSTYGANLKHYLGVGLPPVMVSALFTLLIATIVFLSTRAVDRVNSILFSVNIIVFLLIAVTIRPYVNPVYLNTVNDSTRYMYAAFPVFLTAFGFHGSVPSMVKYIGRDKPQTLRNVFIAGGLIPMLVYAIWEYCSLGLLPRVGANSFLALSQQHGSVGMFLDYVHANTPNQLVPTLFSSFTSIALFTSYLCVSLGLFDSVASSLGQGDSRSGRLKTAVATYLPPFVFAWLYPEGFVMALGAAAIFLAVLAILFPAFALRKLRAKADYQPVWRVPGGTVAITLVSILGSLMIVFQILKMQNLLPMF, from the coding sequence ATGGGGTTCAATGTCAAGGCGGCGGGGGCGACCCTGCTGATTTCCGGCACCATGCTGGGGGCGGGAATGCTGGCTCTGCCGCTGGTTTCCGCCGGAATGGGATACAACAACGCGCTTTTCGCGCTGCTCGGGATGTGGGTGTTCATGACCTACACCGGTTTGATGCTGCTCGAGGTGACACTGGCGTTTCCGGATGGCAGCGGGTTCGATATCATCGCGCTGAAGCTGCTGGGCAAGCGCGGCCAGTGGATCACCAATTTCTCCTTGCTCTTGCTGCTGTATGCGCTGTCGTCAGCCTATATTGCCGGCGCATCGTCCACGTATGGCGCGAATCTGAAACATTATCTGGGTGTGGGTCTGCCACCGGTAATGGTTTCCGCGCTGTTTACCCTGCTGATCGCCACGATCGTTTTTTTGAGCACACGGGCGGTCGACCGGGTCAATAGTATTTTATTTTCTGTTAATATTATTGTTTTCTTATTGATAGCGGTAACCATCCGTCCGTATGTCAATCCGGTTTACCTGAATACCGTCAACGATTCAACGCGCTATATGTATGCCGCTTTCCCGGTCTTTCTGACCGCCTTTGGATTCCATGGCAGCGTTCCCAGTATGGTCAAGTACATTGGGCGGGACAAACCTCAAACCCTGCGCAATGTCTTCATCGCGGGCGGCCTGATTCCGATGCTGGTTTACGCTATCTGGGAGTACTGCAGTCTGGGATTGTTACCGCGAGTGGGCGCCAACAGTTTTCTGGCGCTGTCGCAGCAGCATGGTTCGGTGGGAATGTTCCTGGATTATGTGCACGCCAACACCCCAAATCAGTTGGTGCCGACCCTGTTCTCCTCGTTCACCTCGATTGCCCTGTTCACGTCTTATCTGTGTGTTTCGCTGGGCTTGTTCGACTCGGTGGCCAGCTCTCTCGGGCAGGGAGATTCCCGGTCCGGTCGTCTGAAAACCGCTGTGGCAACCTATCTGCCGCCTTTTGTTTTCGCCTGGTTGTATCCCGAGGGGTTTGTCATGGCGCTGGGCGCCGCGGCGATTTTTCTCGCGGTGCTGGCGATCCTGTTCCCGGCTTTCGCCCTTCGCAAACTGCGCGCCAAGGCGGACTACCAGCCGGTTTGGCGAGTTCCCGGGGGTACGGTGGCCATCACGCTGGTATCCATTCTCGGATCGCTGATGATCGTTTTCCAGATTCTCAAAATGCAGAATCTGCTTCCCATGTTTTGA